A window from Dehalobacter sp. DCA encodes these proteins:
- the rpsO gene encoding 30S ribosomal protein S15, which translates to MLTPEKKKDIIAKFQQHEGDTGSPEVQIALLTTRISELTEHFKTHKKDHHSRRGLFKLIGQRRAMLNYLKKSDFNRYRTVVTELGLRH; encoded by the coding sequence ATGCTTACACCGGAGAAAAAGAAGGATATCATTGCGAAGTTTCAGCAGCATGAAGGAGACACAGGTTCACCCGAGGTTCAGATCGCTCTTCTCACTACAAGAATCAGCGAGTTGACAGAACACTTCAAGACCCATAAGAAAGATCATCATTCCCGCCGGGGTCTCTTTAAATTGATTGGACAACGCCGTGCAATGCTGAACTACCTCAAGAAATCCGATTTTAACCGTTACCGCACAGTAGTCACAGAACTCGGCTTACGTCACTAA
- a CDS encoding bifunctional riboflavin kinase/FAD synthetase → MEVCTLIPGHKFEPTVLALGNFDGIHLGHQELLKHGLKKARSLKTLFSVLLFDPHPLKVLHPDRKLELITGKDEKIMLFEQFGVDKVFLLPFSPEFAETTPQEFVENILLKIGAVHVIVGFNYSFGCHGKGKPGDLEKFGEAYNFGVSVVQAQMLDDRVISSTEIRRALLNGDIDLAKAMMGRAPTIIGTVVHGDGRGRDIGFPTANIETHEDLLIPKNGVYAVTAEIDGRIYGGMMNIGIVPTFKTGQEKIIEIHFFDFHGDLYQKDLFIDIQVRLRAEKKFSGVKEITEQLGKDMEAAKQKLQKQNFTKFME, encoded by the coding sequence TTGGAAGTTTGCACTTTGATTCCGGGACACAAATTTGAGCCGACTGTGCTTGCTCTGGGGAATTTTGACGGTATACACCTAGGACATCAGGAGCTGTTGAAGCACGGATTGAAGAAAGCACGTTCACTGAAGACATTGTTTTCAGTTTTGCTTTTTGATCCCCATCCACTGAAAGTACTTCATCCAGATAGAAAACTGGAATTGATTACCGGCAAGGATGAGAAAATCATGCTATTTGAACAATTTGGCGTAGACAAGGTGTTCTTATTGCCTTTCTCTCCGGAATTTGCCGAGACAACACCGCAGGAATTCGTTGAAAATATTCTGCTGAAAATCGGGGCCGTTCATGTCATCGTTGGTTTCAACTACTCCTTCGGCTGTCATGGCAAAGGAAAACCCGGTGACCTCGAAAAGTTTGGTGAAGCTTACAACTTTGGAGTAAGTGTTGTCCAAGCCCAGATGCTTGACGACAGAGTGATTTCTTCGACCGAAATCAGACGTGCGCTTCTGAATGGGGATATCGATCTGGCCAAGGCGATGATGGGACGCGCACCTACGATTATCGGAACGGTGGTTCACGGTGACGGGCGGGGCAGAGATATTGGATTTCCGACAGCCAACATAGAGACACATGAGGACTTGCTAATCCCGAAAAATGGTGTGTATGCCGTTACTGCAGAAATTGACGGCAGGATCTACGGCGGGATGATGAATATCGGGATTGTACCGACCTTTAAAACCGGCCAGGAGAAGATCATTGAAATCCATTTTTTTGATTTTCACGGAGATTTATATCAGAAGGACTTATTCATAGATATTCAGGTCAGACTGCGAGCTGAGAAGAAATTTAGCGGAGTTAAGGAAATCACAGAGCAACTCGGCAAAGACATGGAAGCGGCAAAACAAAAGCTGCAAAAACAAAACTTTACAAAATTTATGGAATAA
- the truB gene encoding tRNA pseudouridine(55) synthase TruB, translating to MDGIINVLKPVGMTSTDVVRWLLRKTKAGKAGHIGTLDPGAAGVLPICLGKATRLAEYHSDQGKSYRAEITLGITTDTQDAFGQELSRIVPIVSREQFVNTLENFLGVIEQEPPMYSAVRKNGRHLYEYARQGIDVAREKRQVEIKRLDLVEWHEETFPRVLFDVECSKGTYIRTLCHDIGVALGCGAHMSFLLRLGAGKFTLDSAYTLEEIDQTLAGGDEHMLLAPEWGLTLPKASIPAYRLAAFRNGLSTGGDLVDAEVYGEQLPVQVFCAGRFIGIGNWENGCLCPNKVMG from the coding sequence TTGGACGGGATCATTAATGTTTTAAAACCTGTTGGCATGACCTCCACAGACGTTGTTAGGTGGCTGCTTCGAAAAACAAAAGCCGGCAAGGCAGGCCATATTGGGACGCTGGATCCCGGAGCTGCCGGGGTGCTTCCGATTTGCCTTGGCAAGGCAACGCGGCTGGCAGAATACCACAGCGACCAGGGGAAAAGTTATAGAGCTGAGATTACACTCGGAATCACGACAGATACGCAGGATGCTTTCGGACAGGAACTATCGAGGATTGTGCCTATAGTATCACGAGAGCAATTTGTAAATACACTGGAAAATTTTCTTGGTGTCATTGAACAGGAACCGCCTATGTATTCCGCTGTCAGAAAAAATGGCAGGCATCTGTACGAATATGCCCGCCAGGGGATCGATGTTGCAAGAGAAAAAAGACAGGTTGAGATCAAGCGGCTGGATCTGGTGGAATGGCATGAAGAGACGTTTCCAAGAGTTCTATTCGATGTGGAATGTTCCAAAGGAACGTATATACGCACTTTATGTCACGATATTGGCGTTGCCTTGGGCTGCGGTGCACATATGTCCTTTTTGCTCAGATTAGGCGCAGGCAAGTTTACGCTGGATTCCGCCTACACACTGGAAGAGATTGACCAAACACTTGCCGGCGGCGATGAACACATGCTCCTGGCTCCGGAATGGGGACTCACACTGCCAAAGGCAAGTATACCGGCCTATCGGCTTGCCGCTTTCCGAAACGGGCTTTCTACCGGAGGGGATCTTGTTGATGCTGAAGTGTACGGGGAACAGCTTCCTGTTCAGGTATTTTGTGCGGGACGTTTTATTGGCATAGGGAATTGGGAAAACGGATGTTTATGCCCCAATAAGGTCATGGGTTAG
- a CDS encoding DHH family phosphoesterase: MDKTTNKVISELAKKLDTISEAALLTHISPDGDCIGSMLALGIALEGLNKKICYYNPGFLPVNLKFLSGVDKICSVLPPEEFPETLIFIDCAEAERAYSGLCPEFLQGKTVINIDHHISNNGFGTVNWIDAGAAATGEMIFHLLGEMGVSMTKEIAENLYTAIITDTGRFSYSNTTVESFRIAAELLKTGLDLVQINNILFEQKSLAQTKLLQKALTNLELHQQGTMAVIVLTREDFEETGADESLSEGLVNYARNIEKVEAAALLKEIAPDEIKVSFRSNTWLDVNQVASRFGGGGHRRASGCSINGTMGQARQMIVSALEEALNVGRDH; encoded by the coding sequence ATGGACAAGACGACGAATAAGGTGATCTCAGAACTGGCTAAAAAATTGGATACAATCTCCGAGGCTGCACTGCTTACGCATATATCCCCGGATGGGGACTGCATTGGTTCAATGCTTGCTTTGGGGATTGCCTTAGAAGGTCTGAACAAAAAAATATGTTATTATAATCCTGGGTTTCTGCCGGTAAATTTGAAGTTTCTTTCGGGTGTGGACAAGATATGTTCTGTTCTGCCTCCGGAAGAGTTTCCAGAAACCCTTATTTTTATTGACTGCGCTGAAGCGGAAAGGGCGTACAGCGGTCTTTGCCCGGAGTTCCTTCAGGGGAAAACGGTGATTAATATCGATCATCATATTTCCAATAACGGTTTTGGTACGGTTAATTGGATTGACGCCGGCGCAGCCGCCACAGGTGAAATGATTTTTCACCTGCTGGGTGAAATGGGAGTTTCCATGACTAAAGAAATTGCAGAGAATCTCTATACTGCGATCATCACGGATACAGGCAGATTCAGCTACAGCAACACCACAGTCGAAAGCTTCAGGATTGCCGCGGAATTGCTCAAAACAGGCCTTGATCTTGTTCAGATCAACAATATACTGTTTGAACAGAAAAGCCTGGCTCAGACTAAACTGCTGCAAAAAGCGCTGACGAACCTGGAACTTCATCAGCAGGGAACGATGGCTGTCATTGTTCTGACCAGAGAAGACTTTGAAGAAACAGGTGCAGATGAGAGCTTGAGTGAAGGCTTGGTGAACTATGCACGCAATATCGAAAAGGTGGAAGCTGCTGCGCTGTTAAAAGAAATTGCCCCGGATGAAATCAAAGTCAGTTTCCGATCCAATACCTGGCTTGATGTAAATCAAGTTGCGAGCCGGTTCGGCGGAGGCGGACACCGGCGGGCATCAGGCTGTTCTATTAATGGAACAATGGGTCAAGCCAGGCAAATGATTGTATCCGCACTTGAGGAGGCCCTGAACGTTGGACGGGATCATTAA
- the rbfA gene encoding 30S ribosome-binding factor RbfA encodes MAKHRAFRLAESIKAEVAQMIREDIKDPRLGFVTVTDVEVADDLRHAKIFVSVLGTEEEMKSSLDVLNKASGYLRSELGKIISLRYFPEITFKYDQSIEHGAHISKLLREVGAKGESSDGQDDE; translated from the coding sequence ATGGCTAAACACAGGGCTTTTCGCCTGGCAGAATCGATCAAAGCAGAAGTGGCACAAATGATCCGGGAGGATATTAAAGACCCGCGGCTTGGATTCGTGACCGTCACAGATGTGGAGGTGGCTGACGATTTACGGCATGCCAAAATATTCGTCAGCGTATTGGGAACAGAAGAAGAAATGAAAAGCAGTTTAGATGTTTTAAATAAAGCATCCGGATATCTGCGCAGCGAACTGGGTAAAATCATCAGCCTGCGCTATTTTCCCGAGATCACTTTCAAGTATGATCAGTCTATCGAACATGGCGCCCATATTTCCAAGCTGCTTCGTGAGGTTGGCGCGAAAGGTGAATCCAGCGATGGACAAGACGACGAATAA
- the infB gene encoding translation initiation factor IF-2, with the protein MTNIRVHELAKELNISSKALMEKLNDIGVPVKNHLSAVSTEEVEKVKKALTKTGESQQKEVSKPVKAAGAEEKVPARKKTEEDIPPESFRDAEGHKGSQGQRPPGEMRPQGQRPPGEMRPQGQRPPGEMRPQGQRPPGEMRPQGQRPPGEMRPQGQRPPGEMRPQGQRPPGEMRPQGQRPPGEMRPQGQRPPGEMRPQGQRPPGEMRPQGQRPPGEMRPQGQRPPGEMRPQGQRPPGEMRPQGQRPPGEMRPQGQRPPGEMRPQGQRPPGEMRPQGQRPPGEMRPQGQRPPGEMRPQGQRPPGEFRPQGQRPPGEFRPQGQRPPGEFRPQGQRPPGEFRPQGQRPPGEFRPQGQRPPGEFRPQGQRPPGPRPPMSGDRPYAPRSQGDFRPSQRPAGDDRRPQGGGRPFSDTGRRPSQGQRPGADKKAPQTQRIKIEGKSVELTVAEQPVKRQPPEKKKAHENKEFLFDKRRNDEKDFSSILRKNDRSQPNRNQLNKMVKEVVPKHIIIPESLSVQELALRMSRKAGEVIKELMKLGVMATINQEIDADTATIVATEMGMTLEVRAEKSMAVIEEVEDDASTLKFRPPVVTVMGHVDHGKTSLLDAIRSANVTASEAGGITQHIGAYQVEIKNQKITFLDTPGHEAFTAMRARGAQVTDIAILVVAADDGVMPQTVEAINHAKAANVPIIVAINKIDKENANPDRVKQELTEYGLVVEEWGGDTITVPVSAKARLNIDTLLEMVLLVAEMKDLKANPNRKATGTVIEAKLDKGKGPVATVLVSKGTLNIGDIIVAGHSFGRIRGMVDDKGRRVKKAGPSMPVEVQGLSEVPPAGEIFNVVNDEKLARSVTEARMDEKKAEEVKQKSRISLDDLFDKIKEGEVKDLNIIIKADVQGSVEAIKQSLAKLTTSEVRVNIIHGGVGAISESDVMLAAASNAIIIGFNIRHDSNTKSTAELQGVDIRMYRVIYDAIDDIKAAMEGLLEPTFKEVIQGKAEVRQIFKVPKAGTVAGSYITDGKIHRSDKIRVIRDGIVVHEGDLESLRRFKDDAKEVAEGYECGIGLKNFNDLKEGDILEAFTMEEVKREL; encoded by the coding sequence GTGACCAATATTCGAGTTCACGAACTGGCTAAAGAATTGAATATATCCAGCAAGGCTTTAATGGAAAAGTTGAATGATATTGGGGTACCAGTGAAAAACCACTTAAGTGCGGTATCCACGGAGGAAGTTGAAAAAGTTAAAAAAGCACTGACCAAGACAGGCGAATCACAGCAAAAAGAAGTAAGCAAGCCGGTTAAGGCTGCCGGGGCTGAGGAAAAAGTCCCTGCCAGAAAAAAGACCGAAGAAGATATTCCCCCGGAAAGCTTTAGAGATGCAGAAGGTCACAAAGGAAGTCAGGGTCAAAGACCGCCAGGCGAGATGAGACCGCAGGGTCAAAGACCGCCAGGTGAGATGAGACCGCAGGGTCAAAGACCGCCAGGTGAGATGAGACCGCAGGGTCAAAGACCGCCAGGTGAGATGAGACCGCAGGGTCAAAGACCGCCAGGTGAGATGAGACCGCAGGGTCAAAGACCGCCAGGTGAGATGAGACCACAGGGTCAAAGACCGCCAGGTGAGATGAGACCACAGGGTCAAAGACCGCCAGGTGAGATGAGACCACAGGGTCAAAGACCGCCAGGTGAGATGAGACCGCAGGGTCAAAGACCGCCAGGTGAGATGAGACCGCAGGGTCAAAGACCGCCAGGTGAGATGAGACCACAGGGTCAAAGACCGCCAGGTGAGATGAGACCGCAGGGTCAAAGACCGCCAGGTGAGATGAGACCGCAGGGTCAAAGACCGCCAGGCGAGATGAGACCGCAGGGTCAAAGACCGCCAGGTGAGATGAGACCGCAGGGTCAAAGACCGCCAGGTGAGATGAGACCGCAGGGTCAAAGACCGCCAGGTGAGATGAGACCGCAGGGTCAAAGACCGCCAGGCGAGATGAGACCGCAGGGCCAAAGACCGCCGGGTGAATTCAGACCGCAGGGCCAAAGACCGCCGGGTGAATTCAGACCGCAGGGTCAAAGACCACCAGGTGAATTCAGACCGCAGGGTCAAAGACCACCAGGTGAATTCAGACCGCAGGGTCAAAGACCGCCGGGTGAATTCAGACCGCAGGGTCAAAGACCACCAGGTGAATTCAGGCCGCAGGGTCAAAGACCACCAGGACCAAGACCGCCGATGAGCGGTGACCGGCCGTATGCGCCGAGATCTCAGGGCGATTTCCGTCCATCACAGCGTCCTGCAGGTGATGACCGGAGACCGCAGGGTGGCGGACGTCCGTTCTCCGATACCGGAAGAAGACCTTCCCAGGGACAGCGTCCGGGAGCAGATAAAAAAGCCCCTCAAACTCAGAGGATCAAGATCGAAGGAAAATCCGTTGAGCTTACTGTCGCCGAGCAGCCGGTAAAACGCCAGCCACCGGAGAAAAAGAAAGCCCATGAGAATAAAGAGTTTTTATTTGATAAACGGCGCAATGATGAAAAAGATTTTTCTTCCATCTTAAGAAAAAATGACCGGAGTCAACCAAACCGGAACCAACTCAATAAGATGGTTAAAGAAGTGGTTCCCAAGCATATTATTATTCCTGAGTCCTTGTCAGTTCAGGAACTGGCGCTCAGAATGAGCCGCAAAGCCGGTGAAGTCATCAAGGAATTAATGAAGCTTGGTGTTATGGCGACCATCAATCAGGAAATTGATGCTGATACAGCAACGATTGTCGCTACTGAAATGGGCATGACGCTTGAGGTTAGAGCCGAAAAATCCATGGCAGTCATTGAGGAAGTAGAAGATGATGCGTCCACGCTCAAATTCCGTCCTCCGGTTGTCACGGTCATGGGCCACGTCGACCACGGAAAAACATCTTTGCTCGATGCGATTCGTTCCGCCAATGTCACCGCATCCGAAGCTGGCGGGATTACGCAGCATATCGGTGCTTATCAGGTAGAAATTAAAAATCAAAAAATTACTTTCCTGGATACTCCTGGTCACGAGGCTTTTACAGCCATGAGAGCGAGAGGGGCCCAGGTCACAGATATTGCCATACTGGTTGTTGCTGCGGATGATGGTGTCATGCCCCAGACCGTGGAAGCGATCAACCATGCCAAAGCGGCCAATGTACCCATCATTGTTGCTATCAATAAAATTGATAAAGAAAATGCCAATCCGGACCGTGTCAAACAGGAACTGACCGAGTACGGCTTAGTTGTTGAAGAATGGGGCGGGGATACGATCACGGTACCGGTCTCAGCCAAAGCTAGACTCAACATTGACACGCTGCTGGAAATGGTCCTGCTTGTTGCAGAGATGAAAGATCTGAAAGCTAATCCGAACCGGAAGGCAACCGGAACCGTTATTGAAGCGAAGCTCGATAAAGGCAAGGGGCCTGTAGCAACTGTCCTGGTATCCAAAGGTACGCTGAATATCGGTGACATTATTGTTGCCGGGCATTCCTTTGGCCGGATCAGGGGGATGGTTGACGACAAAGGCCGCAGAGTAAAAAAAGCGGGACCTTCCATGCCTGTGGAGGTTCAGGGATTGTCTGAAGTTCCGCCGGCGGGAGAAATCTTCAACGTTGTTAACGATGAGAAACTCGCCCGCAGCGTTACCGAAGCCAGAATGGATGAGAAAAAAGCGGAAGAAGTCAAACAAAAATCCAGGATTAGCCTTGATGATCTTTTCGATAAGATCAAAGAAGGCGAAGTCAAAGATTTGAATATCATTATTAAAGCTGACGTTCAGGGCTCTGTCGAAGCTATTAAGCAGTCTCTGGCCAAACTGACGACCTCGGAAGTACGCGTAAACATCATTCACGGCGGAGTCGGTGCGATCAGTGAATCCGACGTGATGCTCGCTGCGGCTTCCAATGCGATCATTATTGGCTTTAATATCAGACATGATTCCAACACAAAATCGACAGCAGAACTCCAGGGTGTGGACATCAGGATGTACAGAGTCATCTATGATGCGATTGATGACATTAAGGCAGCGATGGAGGGCCTGCTCGAACCTACCTTCAAGGAAGTCATACAGGGTAAAGCGGAAGTCCGTCAGATTTTCAAGGTGCCAAAGGCTGGAACTGTTGCTGGAAGCTATATAACCGACGGCAAGATTCATAGGTCGGATAAGATCAGGGTAATCAGAGATGGAATTGTCGTTCACGAGGGAGACCTGGAATCTCTGAGACGTTTCAAGGATGATGCCAAGGAAGTTGCGGAAGGATACGAATGCGGGATTGGCTTAAAGAACTTCAATGATCTTAAAGAAGGAGATATCTTGGAAGCCTTTACGATGGAGGAAGTTAAAAGAGAGCTCTAG
- a CDS encoding L7Ae/L30e/S12e/Gadd45 family ribosomal protein, which translates to MTPKILSLLGMARRAGKISSGESQVEAFLKKQKGSLLIIAEDSPGSITKYTQWADDLHIPVMICSTKQELGTAVGLSPRALILIMDDGFAKAIIRLGDTPENERV; encoded by the coding sequence TTGACACCAAAAATATTATCATTGCTTGGAATGGCAAGGAGAGCCGGGAAAATTTCTTCCGGAGAATCACAGGTTGAAGCGTTCCTTAAAAAACAAAAGGGCTCGTTATTGATTATTGCAGAAGATTCACCGGGCTCTATCACCAAGTACACGCAATGGGCCGATGATCTTCATATTCCGGTTATGATCTGCAGCACGAAACAAGAACTCGGGACGGCTGTCGGATTATCACCAAGAGCACTTATACTGATTATGGATGACGGTTTCGCCAAAGCAATCATCAGGTTGGGGGACACACCTGAAAATGAGCGGGTTTAA
- a CDS encoding RNase P modulator RnpM produces MKVRKIPLRMCLGCQEMKPKKELLRIVKTPEGVLEFDPSSKKNGRGAYLCQCPDCLIKALKQNRFEKTFGIKPTKEMLAEIERQMNSS; encoded by the coding sequence ATGAAGGTACGAAAAATCCCTCTGCGCATGTGTCTTGGCTGCCAGGAAATGAAACCAAAAAAAGAATTATTGAGAATTGTAAAAACACCTGAGGGAGTATTGGAATTTGATCCTTCTTCCAAGAAAAATGGGCGTGGAGCTTACCTTTGCCAGTGTCCAGATTGTCTGATAAAGGCTCTGAAACAAAACCGTTTTGAAAAAACTTTTGGCATCAAACCGACCAAAGAGATGCTGGCCGAAATTGAAAGGCAGATGAATTCTTCTTGA
- the nusA gene encoding transcription termination factor NusA, which produces MNMEFIEAIHELEKEKGISTEILFEAIEAALISAYKKNFSSLQNVRIHIDRLNGEIKVYARKNVVEIADDSRTQISLEEAKKIDPNYSTEDIVEFEVTPRDFGRIAAQTAKQVVVQRIREAERGLIYDEYINREGDIVTGIVQRYEQRNVIVDLGKVEAILPASEQNPGVNYQPFERIKAYVVEVKKTTKGPQILLSRTHPGLIKRLFELEVPEIHDGIVEIKAVAREAGARSKIAVYSKDKNVDPVGACVGPKGSRVQNIVNELKGEKMDIINWSADPIDFVSNALSPARVLGVYPRYEDKVTLVVVPDYQLSLAIGKEGQNARLAAKLTGWKIDIKNETQALAQNLIPEDSYQDEEYEGGYYEQAYEPYEEGEYTDYEDEPYGDYVEGEYEESEEEYQEYDEGYQDYTEEGYDEYDDGSYQEDEDSQYYDEYDESAEYDGDENARNENSDADVSYSELESPADEASQVDEQQEAEKPKKKAKSSSKKK; this is translated from the coding sequence ATGAACATGGAGTTCATTGAGGCAATTCACGAATTAGAAAAAGAAAAAGGTATTTCGACAGAGATATTGTTTGAAGCGATTGAAGCTGCTCTGATATCGGCATATAAAAAGAACTTTTCCTCTTTACAGAATGTAAGGATCCATATAGACCGCTTGAATGGAGAAATTAAAGTATATGCCCGCAAAAACGTTGTGGAAATTGCGGATGATTCTCGCACCCAAATATCATTAGAAGAAGCTAAAAAAATTGACCCGAACTATTCAACTGAGGATATTGTTGAATTTGAAGTCACCCCGCGTGACTTTGGCCGCATCGCAGCGCAGACTGCCAAGCAGGTTGTTGTCCAAAGAATACGCGAGGCTGAACGTGGATTAATATACGATGAATATATTAATCGCGAGGGAGATATTGTCACCGGTATTGTCCAACGCTATGAACAGCGTAACGTCATTGTGGATCTTGGCAAGGTGGAGGCCATACTGCCTGCCTCAGAGCAGAATCCCGGAGTAAACTACCAGCCTTTTGAAAGAATCAAGGCCTATGTTGTTGAAGTGAAGAAAACTACCAAAGGCCCCCAAATTTTGCTTTCCCGCACCCATCCAGGACTGATCAAACGATTGTTTGAGCTGGAAGTTCCGGAGATCCACGATGGAATTGTAGAAATCAAAGCAGTTGCAAGGGAAGCAGGTGCACGCTCCAAAATTGCCGTTTACTCGAAAGACAAAAACGTTGATCCGGTTGGAGCGTGTGTTGGACCGAAGGGTAGCAGGGTACAGAATATTGTGAATGAACTGAAAGGCGAAAAAATGGACATCATCAACTGGTCGGCTGATCCGATTGATTTTGTCTCCAATGCGCTTTCCCCGGCCAGAGTCCTGGGTGTTTATCCGCGGTATGAAGACAAGGTGACGTTAGTGGTCGTGCCGGACTATCAATTATCACTCGCTATCGGGAAAGAAGGACAGAACGCCAGACTGGCTGCAAAGCTGACCGGCTGGAAAATCGATATTAAGAACGAAACGCAGGCGCTCGCTCAGAATTTGATCCCGGAAGACAGCTATCAGGATGAAGAATATGAGGGTGGGTACTATGAACAGGCATATGAACCCTATGAAGAAGGAGAATATACAGATTATGAAGACGAGCCCTACGGCGATTATGTAGAAGGCGAGTATGAAGAATCTGAAGAAGAATATCAGGAATATGATGAAGGCTATCAGGACTACACAGAAGAAGGATATGATGAATATGATGACGGGAGTTATCAGGAGGACGAGGATAGCCAATACTACGATGAATACGATGAATCTGCAGAATATGACGGCGATGAAAATGCCCGAAATGAAAACAGTGATGCTGATGTGTCTTATTCAGAATTAGAATCACCTGCTGATGAAGCTTCCCAAGTAGATGAACAGCAGGAAGCAGAGAAACCCAAGAAAAAGGCCAAGTCTTCAAGCAAGAAAAAATAG
- the rimP gene encoding ribosome maturation factor RimP has translation MSNSILNKVRSLAEPLVMELGLEFVDVEYVKEGAYWYLRLYIDKEGGVEIDDCAEVSHQINEVLDKENPIPQAYMLEVSSPGIERPLKKREDYIKYTGKLVSINTTEVFEGYSRFTGNLKGLADDQVILEYEGREIAIPLSLIEKAHLTFEF, from the coding sequence ATGAGCAATTCTATTCTAAACAAAGTTAGAAGTTTGGCAGAGCCACTCGTAATGGAGCTGGGACTGGAATTCGTCGATGTCGAGTATGTTAAGGAAGGTGCTTACTGGTATCTGCGATTATATATTGATAAGGAAGGCGGAGTAGAGATTGACGACTGTGCCGAGGTAAGCCATCAAATTAATGAGGTTCTGGATAAAGAAAACCCGATTCCTCAGGCCTATATGCTGGAAGTCTCTTCTCCCGGAATTGAGAGACCGCTTAAAAAGAGAGAAGATTATATCAAATATACAGGAAAGCTTGTCAGTATTAATACGACAGAAGTGTTTGAGGGATACAGCCGCTTTACCGGAAATTTAAAAGGACTGGCTGATGACCAGGTTATCCTAGAATATGAGGGGCGGGAGATTGCCATTCCTTTGTCGCTAATTGAAAAGGCCCATCTTACTTTTGAGTTTTAA